One Salinicoccus roseus genomic region harbors:
- the treP gene encoding PTS system trehalose-specific EIIBC component translates to MAVNRDDVKAIIDAVGGKENVNAATHCVTRLRLALEDESKVDKEKLDSIDLVKGSFAANNQFQVVIGQGTVNEAFKIFEEETGKGGGSKDEVKAAAAQKMNPIQRFIKMLGDIFIPILPAIVTAGLLLGINNLLTVQGLFWDNDSVITRFPGIEGIASMINFIAVAPFIFLPVLIGWSAMKVFGGNPLLGIALGVALCHPDLASQYGLFDAEAGELADIPTWNFFGLQIEQLNYQGQVLPVLVAAWLLAKVENFLDKRIHDMFKLLLVAPISLLVVGILTFTLIGPVTLFLSGIISDSVVWLFESAGILGGAVYGLFYAPLVITGLHHMFLAMDLQLIGTTGATYLWPILAISNIAQGSAAFGAWMIYRQQKKKKEEGLAMTSGISGWLGVTEPAMFGVNLPLKYPFLAAIITTAFVGGLFGMNGLTAASVGVGGVPGVISITEGFWLLFTIGMGIAIVVPFLLTLLFSRFAKEKTKDMVKD, encoded by the coding sequence ATGGCAGTGAACCGTGATGATGTCAAAGCCATTATTGACGCGGTTGGTGGCAAGGAAAACGTCAATGCAGCAACGCACTGTGTGACTAGACTGCGTCTTGCTCTTGAGGATGAATCCAAAGTGGACAAGGAAAAGCTGGATTCTATCGATCTGGTCAAAGGCTCTTTTGCTGCGAACAACCAGTTCCAGGTAGTCATTGGCCAAGGGACTGTGAACGAAGCATTTAAGATTTTCGAGGAGGAGACGGGCAAGGGCGGCGGCTCGAAGGATGAAGTCAAGGCGGCAGCGGCCCAGAAGATGAATCCGATACAGCGGTTCATTAAAATGCTTGGGGATATATTCATTCCAATCCTTCCCGCAATCGTTACAGCGGGTCTGCTACTCGGTATAAACAACCTGCTGACGGTGCAAGGACTGTTCTGGGACAATGATTCCGTCATTACCCGTTTCCCTGGCATAGAAGGCATTGCGAGTATGATCAACTTCATTGCAGTTGCGCCATTCATCTTCCTGCCGGTACTGATCGGCTGGTCTGCGATGAAGGTGTTCGGCGGGAACCCACTGCTCGGTATCGCCCTCGGTGTCGCATTATGTCACCCGGACCTGGCGAGCCAGTATGGTTTGTTCGATGCTGAAGCCGGTGAACTGGCTGATATCCCTACATGGAACTTCTTCGGTCTGCAAATTGAACAGCTGAACTATCAGGGCCAGGTCCTCCCCGTACTTGTAGCTGCGTGGCTCCTTGCTAAAGTGGAGAACTTCCTGGATAAGAGGATTCACGATATGTTCAAGCTGCTTCTGGTCGCACCGATTTCACTGCTTGTAGTCGGCATACTTACCTTTACTCTGATCGGTCCTGTCACACTGTTCCTGAGCGGCATCATTTCTGACAGTGTAGTATGGTTGTTTGAATCAGCAGGCATCCTGGGTGGCGCAGTCTACGGACTGTTCTATGCACCACTTGTCATTACGGGGCTGCACCATATGTTCCTGGCGATGGACCTTCAGCTTATCGGGACCACCGGCGCAACATATCTGTGGCCGATACTTGCAATTTCAAATATTGCCCAGGGTTCCGCAGCCTTCGGTGCATGGATGATCTATCGTCAACAGAAGAAGAAGAAAGAGGAAGGTCTGGCGATGACTTCCGGTATTTCCGGTTGGCTGGGCGTCACTGAGCCTGCAATGTTCGGTGTCAACCTGCCGCTCAAATATCCATTCCTTGCAGCCATCATCACTACAGCATTCGTCGGCGGCCTTTTCGGAATGAATGGTCTGACCGCAGCGAGCGTAGGCGTCGGCGGGGTGCCGGGCGTCATCTCGATCACAGAAGGCTTCTGGCTGCTATTCACCATAGGGATGGGCATCGCGATCGTCGTTCCGTTCCTGCTTACACTCCTCTTCTCCAGGTTCGCAAAAGAGAAGACAAAAGATATGGTTAAAGATTAA
- the treC gene encoding alpha,alpha-phosphotrehalase: MASKDWRKSVVYQIYPKSFNDTTGSGEGDIRGIIDKLDYFTTLGVDYLWLTPVYESPMNDNGYDISNYYEVNPQFGTKADLEELLEKAHARGLKIMMDIVINHTSTEHHWFVESRKSRDNEYRDYYIWKDGTYDTPPTNWESKFGGNAWAYDEDTNQYYLRLFDITQADLNWENEDMRRDIYEMINYWIDFGVDGFRFDVVNLISKGEFKNSEGPGKEFYTDGPKVHEYINELNRNTFGDKDIMTVGEMSSTTIEHCLKYTNPERNELNSVFNFHHLKVDYPGGEKWSLANFDFLELKKILMEWQVAMDEGGGWNAIFWCNHDQPRVVSRFGNDETEENRLLSGKMLAIALHGLKGTPYIYQGEEIGMTNPGFNRIDQYRDVESLNAYSILREEGMDASLILDILATKSRDNSRTPVQWDDSRNAGFTEGMPWIEVSDKYGEINVARALEDGNSIFYTYQKLIELRHELDVLTYGSVKPHLMKDDDLFVYERLYEGERITVMANFRNKEVPYPENINAEGEVLLSNYADRKNVLRPFEAMMIYGQNN, translated from the coding sequence ATGGCATCCAAAGACTGGAGAAAATCGGTGGTCTATCAGATCTATCCCAAGTCATTCAACGATACGACCGGAAGCGGCGAAGGGGACATCAGGGGCATCATAGATAAGCTTGATTATTTCACGACTTTGGGTGTGGATTATCTCTGGCTCACACCGGTCTATGAATCTCCTATGAACGACAATGGCTATGATATCAGCAACTATTATGAAGTGAATCCACAGTTCGGTACAAAGGCGGATCTTGAGGAGCTGCTGGAGAAGGCGCATGCCAGAGGTCTTAAGATCATGATGGACATCGTCATCAATCACACATCAACGGAGCATCACTGGTTCGTCGAGTCCAGGAAATCCCGTGATAATGAATATCGCGACTACTATATCTGGAAAGATGGCACCTACGATACACCTCCAACGAACTGGGAATCGAAGTTCGGCGGAAATGCTTGGGCATATGATGAAGATACGAACCAATACTACCTCCGCCTCTTCGATATCACCCAGGCTGACCTGAATTGGGAGAACGAGGACATGCGCCGTGACATATATGAAATGATCAATTACTGGATAGATTTCGGCGTGGATGGTTTCCGGTTCGATGTGGTCAATCTGATATCCAAAGGGGAATTCAAGAACTCCGAAGGCCCAGGGAAGGAATTCTACACCGACGGTCCCAAAGTTCATGAGTACATCAATGAATTGAACCGCAATACTTTCGGGGACAAGGACATCATGACTGTTGGGGAGATGTCTTCCACAACGATCGAGCACTGTCTGAAGTACACCAACCCTGAGCGCAACGAACTTAATTCCGTATTCAATTTCCACCATCTGAAGGTTGACTATCCGGGTGGGGAAAAATGGTCGCTTGCCAACTTCGATTTTCTTGAACTGAAAAAGATATTGATGGAATGGCAGGTGGCAATGGATGAAGGCGGCGGCTGGAATGCCATCTTCTGGTGCAATCATGACCAGCCCCGCGTCGTATCCAGGTTCGGCAATGATGAGACCGAAGAGAACCGGTTGCTGAGTGGAAAAATGCTGGCAATTGCCCTCCATGGACTGAAAGGCACCCCCTACATCTACCAGGGTGAAGAGATCGGCATGACCAATCCCGGTTTCAACCGGATCGATCAGTACCGTGATGTGGAGAGTCTCAATGCATATTCGATACTGAGGGAGGAAGGTATGGATGCTTCCCTCATATTGGATATATTGGCGACCAAATCGAGGGATAACTCGAGGACACCTGTGCAGTGGGATGATTCCAGGAATGCTGGATTTACAGAAGGCATGCCATGGATAGAAGTGTCGGACAAGTATGGAGAAATAAATGTTGCACGTGCCCTCGAAGACGGCAATTCCATTTTCTATACGTATCAGAAGCTGATCGAGTTGAGGCATGAATTGGATGTTCTGACATACGGCAGCGTGAAGCCGCATCTTATGAAGGATGATGACCTCTTTGTATATGAACGGCTTTATGAAGGGGAACGCATCACGGTCATGGCCAACTTCAGAAACAAGGAAGTACCGTATCCTGAAAACATCAACGCAGAGGGCGAAGTGCTCCTCTCCAATTATGCCGATAGGAAGAATGTCCTGAGGCCGTTTGAAGCCATGATGATATATGGACAAAACAACTGA